GTCCGATATCGTTCTCGTCATCGCTGGCCGGCCGATCGCAGCGGGCGAAGTCGTGCTCGCGCTGCTCGGCCTTGCGGTCGTTCTGCTGCTGGTCATGTTCGTCGCCCTGCGCCGGCAGGCGGCGACCCGCGCGATGGAGGCCGAACGCGCCATCATCCACGCCCAGGAGCTCGAGGAGCGCATGGGCGAGATGAATCGCGCCCAGTCCGAGATGACCGGCCGGATGCAGGCCATGGTCGAGGGCCTGCATGCCCGCCAGTTCGACCTGTCGAAATCGCTCGGCGAGCGGCTCGACGGCATGAGCACCCGGCTCGGCCTGTCGCTGGAGGGCCAGACCCGCACGACGGTTGAAAATCTCGGCAAGCTGAACGAGCGCCTGGCGGTGATCGATTCGGCGCAGAAGAACCTGACCGACCTCGCCGGCCAGGTGGTGTCGCTGAAGGACGTGCTGGCCAACAAGCAGGCCCGCGGCGCCTTCGGCCAGGGCCGGATGGAGGCGATCCTCCAGGACGGCCTGCCGCGCAACGGTTATGAGCTGCAGCCGACGCTCACGTCAGGCAAGCGCCCCGACGCGATGATCCGGCTCGCCGGCGATCCGCGCGGCCTGGTCGTCGACGCCAAGTTCCCGCTCGAATCGATCACGCTCTGGCGCGAAGCCAAGGCCGAGGAATTGCGCCGTATGGCGGCCCAGCGCCTGCGCCAGGACCTCGCGGTGCATGTGAAGGACATTTCCGAGAAATACCTGATCCCGGGCGAGACCCAGGAGGTGGCGCTGATGTTCGTGCCCTCCGAAGGCATCTATGCCGACCTGCACGAACATTTCGACGACGTCATGCAGAAGGCCTTCCGGGCCCGCGTCATGGTGGTCTCGCCGTCGCTGCTGATGCTGGCCGTGCAGGTGGTGCAGGGCCTGCTGAAGGACGAGCGCATGCGCGACGAGGCCCGCGTCATCCAGAAGGAGGTCAGCCTCCTGCTCGACGACGTCTCGCGCCTGTCCGACCGGGTCTTGAACCTGCAGCGCCATTTCGGCCAGGCCCATGACGACCTCGGCCAGATCCTGACCTCAGCCGACAAGATCGCCAAGCGCGGCGGTCGCATCGAAGCGCTTGAATTCGACGAGCCGCCGGCTTCGGCCGAGGCCCTGGCCAAGCTGCCGCTCAAGGGCTCGCTCGCGGCGGAGTAAGCGTTAGTTCGCTTTATTCTTTTCGAAAAAGATCGGGCTGGCGTCCCTCGTCTTTCGTTCCGTCCGTTTCGTCTGGACGGGTGACAGAATCCCTATGCCGTTCGACAAGAAGCTTGCGCACTAGGTCTCTGGCCAAGATGAACTTCTCGACATCCTCCCGGAGTTCACTATCCGTCAAAAGCTGATAGTCCCCCCTCATCCACAACTCAGAATCCCGCTCTCCCTCTTTCGATTTAGGAAAGAAAAGCATCTCTCCTGGGCTGTTTTGAAAGTCAGTGAGCGAAAAGTACGCGTCCTCGTAGATCGTAACTAACAATCTGCGCTGCCGAGTCGTGAGCGGGAGTTTCGACCAGCCGCAGAGAAACACGGGTACAATCTGGCGCTCCTCAACGATAACGGACAACGCCTCAACCGGCACAAGAATGTCGCGCGAGACGCGAAAATACTCTCGTGCGGATTGCATCGGATTTCGTGCCGAGTAGCGACGATCTTGATCGTATTCAAAGAATGCTCTTACAAGCGAGGAATTACTTCCTCGGCCGGCCGGCGCTCCTGAACGATCAACAGCTGTCAAGCCATCCCGAAGTGATATTCCAAGTTCTATTCTATCTTTGCAAACTCTAGCAGCCGGTTGATAGGTGAACGGTGGAATCGCTCGTATCCAGCGAAGTATGGCTTTCGCGGTCGAGTGCTCATCATCCCCGATAAAGCGGACCCAGTTCGGGGCGGATGGAGGTTTATCAAGCTTCGCAAGAATCTTGCTGATAGAGGAATCCATTAGTGTCTCGCGGCGCTATTGAACCAACTGCGAATCGAATCGTCACTAATGCGCATAGTAGGATTAGACAGCGTATCATAATTCCAGGTTCTGTCCCACGGACCATCTTTCTCATGTGAAAGAGCCACAAGGGCGGCGGCCGATAGTCGAATATACCTGGGCAGTATCTGGTCGATAAGATTACGGTCCGATAGTGCGATATCGGGCGCGTCAATAGTTCCCAATCCGGTATTTAAATCAATCTTGCGCGCGCGCGTTGATATTGGCTTGTCTTTATGAATTCTGAATTCACGATATATTTCGCGAAAGACGGGACCATGCTCCCAAGCTTCGATCTTTGCTGTAATAAGAGGTTTATTTGATTCGACCACAAAATGAGCGTGTAGAAAATATATAAGCTTGTTAATAGCAATATTAGTCAGCGGGACGTGAAGCTTGTCAGCGACATCCAATATGTAGTTTGCAATATCGCGAACGTCGTACGTCATGGTCTTGGAATCAAAGCATATTCATGATTTGTTCACAAGAAGCATCGGGGCTACTATCCCCAGTAGCCTCTGCGGAACTCACCTCAGGCACGGTAAATGCCGCAGATTTTCGTAGCTGACTCTCCGCAGGTTTTCCTACGATAGCTGGCTGGCGGCGGAGAAGTGCCCGATCACGTCGCCCGGCCGATTGCGCACACCAAGCCCTCACGATCTGCGCGACGGTCTCGGCGACCGGCATCCGGCGATCAAAGTCTGCGAGCAGCACGGCGCCTTGCCATTGGGCTGCCCTCCGAGCCTGCCGCGTATCGGCGCGAGGGCCACAGGTCTCGCGCGACCTGATCGACGGCGATGCGGTGCCGTGCCGCAGCGACAAAACGGCGCTATGGCGTCCGACATCGATCGGTTTGGCCGTTTCCATCATTGCGATCGTTCGGAATTGGCGCACGCCGCCTGCGCCGAATACCGATTTCGTGTTGCCGGCAGCGCCCCTAGGCTATCGGCCAAGATCGTGCGATCGATGCGATCAGCAATCAGAAAACCGACGCACTTGACGTCTGGGAGGGAATGGGAATGGGAACGTCGGATCGTGTTCATCCAGTTGACGAAGTGCTGCCGCTTCCGAAAATGTTCGCGTTGGGGCTCCAGCACGTCCTGGTCATGTATGCCAGCGCAATAACAATTCCGCTCATCATCGGCTCCGCGCTCAAATTGCCGAGAGAGGACATCGCCCTGCTGATCAGCGCGGATCTGTTTACCTGCGGTATCGTCACTATTCTGCAAAGTGTCGGTATCTGGGGCATCGGCATCCGCCTTCCCGTCATCATGGGTGTGACCTTTATTGCCGTCGGACCGATGCTTGCCATCGGCGCCAATCCGGAACTGGGCCTGCTCGGCATCTTCGGCTCGGCACTCGCCGCCGGCCTGATCGGCTTCCTGATCGCGCCGCTCGTCGGCCGGTTGCTGCCGCTGTTCCCCTCCGTCGTGACCGGGATCGTCATCCTGATGATCGGCATTTCGCTGATGCGGGTTGGCATCAATTGGGCCGGCGGCGGCCTGGACAATCCGAATTTCGGCAAGCCGCTCTATCTCGGCATGACCGCCATGCTGCTCCTGCTGATGCTCGCCATCGTCAAGTTCGGACGCGGCTTCATGGTCAATCTGGCGGTCCTGCTCGGCATCATCGTCGGCTTTCTCGCCGCGATCCCGCTCGGCGAGGTCAATTTTGCTGGCCTGGGCGAGGCCAAGTGGGTCGCCGTGATCACGCCATTCCAGTTCGGCTGGCCGAAATTCGACTTCTGGGCCATCGCCACCATGACCACTGCGATGCTGGTGGTGTTCATCGAATCGACCGGTGTCTTCCTGGGGCTCGGCCAGCTCACCGGCAAGCCGATCGGCGAGCGCGAGATCACCCGCGGCCTGCGGGCCGATGGCCTGGGCGCCAGCATCGGCGCGGTCTTCAACACGTTCCCCTACACGACCTTCTCGCAGAACATGGGATTGGTCGCGCTGACCGGCGTGCGCAGCCGCTGGGTGACGGCAACCGCCGGCGTCATTCTCATTGTCCTCGGCCTGGTGCCGAAAATGGGCCATGTCATTGCCGCCGTGCCGCTGTTCGTGCTTGGCGCCGCCGGCATCTTGATGTTCGGACTGATCGTCGCCACCGGCATCAAGGTCCTGTCCGCGGTCGACTACACAAATAACAAATACAATCTGTATATTGTGGCGATCTCGGTCGCCGTCGGCATGATCCCGCTGGTCTCGCCCGGCTTCTTCAAGCACATGCCGAAAGAACTGGCGCCGCTCCTGCACAGCGGGATCCTGATCTCGGCGATCACCGCGGTTGCTCTCAATCTGATCCTGAATGGTCTGCGCCGGGCCGAGGATGCCCGGGCCGAAGCTGTCGCGTCGATGATGAAGGCCGATACGCCGCACTGATCCGGGGTGCCGACCGCGATATTGTTCGCGTCGGCCCCGGGGTGTAGGTCTGCGGTTGCGGTCCTCCGAATTCGACATGTGCAATGCCAGCTACAGAGGCCGCTGTAGCTGGCGTTTCATTGATTGCGCGGCCCCATGCGTTTCGACCTCTTCGACCTGCAGCTTTTCGTGGCGATCGCCGAAGCCGGCAATCTCACGCAGGCGTCCAACAAGCTGCATATCGTGCCCTCCGCATCGAGCGCGCGGATCAAGCAGCTCGAAGACAGTTTCGGCGTGCGCCTGTTCCACCGTGCGAGCACCGGCCTCAGCCTGACGCCGGCCGGGCAGGCCATGCTGTTTCATGCCCGGCGCATCCTGCTTCGGGCCAACCGGATGCGCGACGAACTGTCCGAGTTCTCGCGCGGGCTCCAGGGTGTGGTTCGCATCTTCTCGATTTCGATCGGCGCGACCGTCTATCTGCCCAAGGCGCTGAGCAGCTTCCTGACCAAACATGCGCAGGTCTCGGTCGAGATCGAGGAACATATCAGCGACGACATCATTCGCGCCGTGCGCGAATATCGGGCCGATATCGGCATTATCGGCGGCAAGTTCGCGGTCGACGAATTGCAGATCTTCCCCTATGCGAACGAACGCCTGGTCGTTCTCGCCTCCGTCGACCATCCGATCTGCGCGCGGCCGGACATCTCGTTTGAGGAAGCGCTCGATCTCGACTTCATCGGGCTCAATCCGCACAACACCTTGAACCTGTTCCTGATCCGTCAGGCCAACCAGGTCGGCAAGACGTTCCGCACGCGCGCGCTGGTCCGCGGCCCCTATGAGGCGAGCGCCATGGTGGTCGGCAATGCCGGCATTACCATCGTCGAGGAATCGGTGGCGCGGCAGTGCGCGCTGACCATGCCGCTCCGCGCGATCCCGCTGTCGGACCCCTGGGCGCTGCGCGAGATGCAGATCTGCGTCCGGAATCTCGGCGAGTTGCCGCCCTTCGCGCGTGATCTGGTCGCGATGCTGCGGGCCGACGGAACCTCCTTGACGCCGGCTTCCGCTGGCGCTGCGGCTCCTTCGCCGATTTCGAATGCGCCATCCGGAATTGACTGATGGCGAGGCGCAAGGCTCTTCCATAGCGTCCCCGGCAACGGTCGGGTGGTTCTGATGCGCGCATGCGCTTCACCCGGCACAGGCTTTACCGGGAGAAACGTGATGGCCATCGAAGTTGCCAAGATCGAGATCAAAAGCGTCGCCGATGCCGCCGGGCTGGCCGATTGCATCCGGGGCGGCGGCATGGCCGCCAATGAGGTGGTCGCGGTGATCGGCAAGACCGAAGGCAATGGCGGCGTCAACGACTTCACCCGCATTCTGGCCGACCAGGCCTTCCGCGGCGTTCTGATGAAGCACGGCACGCGGAGCGAGGCCGAGATCCATCAGATTCCGATGGTCTGGTCGGGTGGCTGCGATGGCGTCATCACGCCGCATGCCACTGTCTTCGCGCGCAACGGCCAGACCGGCACGGCCGGCAAGTCGCGCCTCGTCATGGGCGTGGCGATGAGCCCGAAGATCCTGCCCGAAGATATCGGCCGGCCGGCCATGGTGGAAAAGATCGCCGAAGGCGTGCGCATGGCGATGAAGGATGCCGGCATCACCAATCCGGCGGATGTCCACTATGTCCAGACCAAGACGCCGCTCCTGACCATCGACACCATCCAGGACGCCCATCGCCGCGGTCACGACGCGTTCTGCGAAGTGCATGAATCGATGGGTGTCTCGAACGGCACCACCGGGCTCGGCATTGCGGTAGCCCTCGGCGAAGTCGCCAGATACCGGGCCGAAGACATTTGCCGGAACCTCGATCTCTATTCCTCGGTCGCGTCCTGCTCGTCGGGCGTCGAGCTCGACTGTGGCCAGATCGTCCTGTTCGGCAACAAGGACGGTGCCGGCGGCCGCTATCGCATCGGCCATAGCGTGATGAAGGACGCGCTCGATATCGACGGCATTTACGATGCCATCCGCAATGCCGGCCTCGAACTGCCGGAGCGGCCACGCGCCGCCGATCTCAACGGCAAGCTGGTCAACTGCTTCATCAAGTGTGAGGCCGACCGCACCGCGAAATTGCGCGGCCGCCGGCAGATCATGCTCGACGATTCCGATGTGCACCATCATCGCCACGCCAAGGGTGCGGTCGGCGGCGTGGCGGCGGCGGCGATCGGCGATGCGGCGGTGTTCGTCTCGGTCGATGCCATGCACCAGGGGCCGCAGGGTGGCGGACCGGTCATCGCCATCGTTGACGTCGGCGAATAATCGACGCGTCCCGGCGCGTTCCCTCCTTGAACCCCTGTGGTCGAGACCGATGAGCATCAACAGCGACATTGCGGCACTGGC
This portion of the Phreatobacter stygius genome encodes:
- a CDS encoding DNA recombination protein RmuC, whose translation is MSDIVLVIAGRPIAAGEVVLALLGLAVVLLLVMFVALRRQAATRAMEAERAIIHAQELEERMGEMNRAQSEMTGRMQAMVEGLHARQFDLSKSLGERLDGMSTRLGLSLEGQTRTTVENLGKLNERLAVIDSAQKNLTDLAGQVVSLKDVLANKQARGAFGQGRMEAILQDGLPRNGYELQPTLTSGKRPDAMIRLAGDPRGLVVDAKFPLESITLWREAKAEELRRMAAQRLRQDLAVHVKDISEKYLIPGETQEVALMFVPSEGIYADLHEHFDDVMQKAFRARVMVVSPSLLMLAVQVVQGLLKDERMRDEARVIQKEVSLLLDDVSRLSDRVLNLQRHFGQAHDDLGQILTSADKIAKRGGRIEALEFDEPPASAEALAKLPLKGSLAAE
- a CDS encoding Panacea domain-containing protein, translating into MTYDVRDIANYILDVADKLHVPLTNIAINKLIYFLHAHFVVESNKPLITAKIEAWEHGPVFREIYREFRIHKDKPISTRARKIDLNTGLGTIDAPDIALSDRNLIDQILPRYIRLSAAALVALSHEKDGPWDRTWNYDTLSNPTMRISDDSIRSWFNSAARH
- a CDS encoding ring-opening amidohydrolase produces the protein MAIEVAKIEIKSVADAAGLADCIRGGGMAANEVVAVIGKTEGNGGVNDFTRILADQAFRGVLMKHGTRSEAEIHQIPMVWSGGCDGVITPHATVFARNGQTGTAGKSRLVMGVAMSPKILPEDIGRPAMVEKIAEGVRMAMKDAGITNPADVHYVQTKTPLLTIDTIQDAHRRGHDAFCEVHESMGVSNGTTGLGIAVALGEVARYRAEDICRNLDLYSSVASCSSGVELDCGQIVLFGNKDGAGGRYRIGHSVMKDALDIDGIYDAIRNAGLELPERPRAADLNGKLVNCFIKCEADRTAKLRGRRQIMLDDSDVHHHRHAKGAVGGVAAAAIGDAAVFVSVDAMHQGPQGGGPVIAIVDVGE
- a CDS encoding LysR substrate-binding domain-containing protein, with protein sequence MRFDLFDLQLFVAIAEAGNLTQASNKLHIVPSASSARIKQLEDSFGVRLFHRASTGLSLTPAGQAMLFHARRILLRANRMRDELSEFSRGLQGVVRIFSISIGATVYLPKALSSFLTKHAQVSVEIEEHISDDIIRAVREYRADIGIIGGKFAVDELQIFPYANERLVVLASVDHPICARPDISFEEALDLDFIGLNPHNTLNLFLIRQANQVGKTFRTRALVRGPYEASAMVVGNAGITIVEESVARQCALTMPLRAIPLSDPWALREMQICVRNLGELPPFARDLVAMLRADGTSLTPASAGAAAPSPISNAPSGID
- a CDS encoding nucleobase:cation symporter-2 family protein, which gives rise to MGTSDRVHPVDEVLPLPKMFALGLQHVLVMYASAITIPLIIGSALKLPREDIALLISADLFTCGIVTILQSVGIWGIGIRLPVIMGVTFIAVGPMLAIGANPELGLLGIFGSALAAGLIGFLIAPLVGRLLPLFPSVVTGIVILMIGISLMRVGINWAGGGLDNPNFGKPLYLGMTAMLLLLMLAIVKFGRGFMVNLAVLLGIIVGFLAAIPLGEVNFAGLGEAKWVAVITPFQFGWPKFDFWAIATMTTAMLVVFIESTGVFLGLGQLTGKPIGEREITRGLRADGLGASIGAVFNTFPYTTFSQNMGLVALTGVRSRWVTATAGVILIVLGLVPKMGHVIAAVPLFVLGAAGILMFGLIVATGIKVLSAVDYTNNKYNLYIVAISVAVGMIPLVSPGFFKHMPKELAPLLHSGILISAITAVALNLILNGLRRAEDARAEAVASMMKADTPH